One window from the genome of Hoplias malabaricus isolate fHopMal1 chromosome X2, fHopMal1.hap1, whole genome shotgun sequence encodes:
- the LOC136677515 gene encoding uncharacterized protein codes for MTSEPEKTSSLTVTEGESVNLNCSFTFTKEHHGPAFVVYWIKTKGQSGTCLYSYDFSAEGVTVGHHCEVEETLNKRLSNRTIEKLTHNIGISGVMESDSGQYLCALHTDTSKTDKNTNVKWKVIERVTVSVGKDKRLQSPETTRTEETPKEPQVEKHKHGSKLLSVYIAVPVLLCVLLVVVVVFIKKRRRISQGSQSAQKSCHSREDTLYMDCSPYAIGTGEEEHHFAPKNLYSEMSDPGCKESTPAPDPYSFIRLNSLYESGVAEHN; via the exons A TGACGTCTGAACCTGAGAAAACATCTTCACTCACTGTAACTGAAGGTGAATCAGTGAATTTAAACTGCAGCTTCACCTTCACAAAAGAACATCATGGACCAGCATTTGTTGTTTACTGGATCAAGACCAAAGGACAGAGCGGcacctgtttatattcttaTGATTTTTCAGCGGAGGGTGTAACTGTTGGTCACCACTGTGAAGTGGAAGAAACACTGAATAAACGACTCTCAAACAGAACCATAGAGAAGCTCACTCACAACATCGGGAtcagtggagtgatggagtcagACAGTGGTCAGTACCTGTGTGCCTTACACACGGACACAAGtaaaacagataaaaatacaaatgtaaagTGGAAGGTGATAGAAAGAGTTACAGTCAGTGTCGGTAAAGACAAAAGACTTCAGTCACCGGAAACAACCAGAACTGAGGAAACACCTAAGGAACCACAAGTGGAGAAACATAAACATG GTTCTAAACTCCTGTCTGTGTACATTGCTGTgcctgttttactgtgtgtccTGCTGGTTGTTGTAGTTGTGTTTataaagaagaggaggaggatctCACAAG GGTCTCAGTCTGCACAGAAAAG CTGCCACAGCAGAGAAGACACTCTTTACATGGACT GTTCTCCATATGCCATTGGGACAGGGGAGGAAGAGCATCATTTTGCCCCCAAGAACTTGTATTCCGAGATGTCTGATCCAGGCTGTAAAGAATCTACACCTGCCCCTGACCCGTATTCATTTATTCGACTCAACAGTTTGTACGAGTCTGGTGTAGCAGAGCACAACTAA